The sequence below is a genomic window from Ipomoea triloba cultivar NCNSP0323 chromosome 2, ASM357664v1.
TAATAGGAACCTTGGCATCCTCCTCTATATCCAGTACAACAAAATCCCCCGGTATAAAATACTGATCAATCATGACCGGGACATCCTCTAGAACTCCCACCGGACGCTTTATGGAGCGATCCGCCATCTGAAGGGTCATGGAGGTGGGTTTTGGTGTTCTTAGGTTGAGTCTCTTACATAAAGAATATGACATAAGACTAACACTGGCACCCAGATCACACAGAGCACCCCCAACTACAAATCCACCAATGATGCAAGGGATGGAAAAACTACCTGGATCTTTTAGCTTAGGAGGTAGCTTATGCTGAAGAACTGCACAGGTCAAGGCTCCTTCGCTTAGATCCACCACCGCACTCTTCTCTGGCTTTTTCTTATTGCCCAAAATATTCTTCAGAAACTTCTTGTACGATGGAATTTGAGTGATAgcttcaacaaaaggcatggagatcTCCAGCTTATCTAACATCTTATGGAACTTGCTCTCTCTATCAGACTCCTTTGATTTCCACAACCTCAGTGGATATGGTAACAGATTGTAAGGTATAACCGAGTCATCTACCTccttgttct
It includes:
- the LOC116010944 gene encoding uncharacterized protein LOC116010944 encodes the protein MLDKLEISMPFVEAITQIPSYKKFLKNILGNKKKPEKSAVVDLSEGALTCAVLQHKLPPKLKDPGSFSIPCIIGGFVVGGALCDLGASVSLMSYSLCKRLNLRTPKPTSMTLQMADRSIKRPVGVLEDVPVMIDQYFIPGDFVVLDIEEDAKVPIILGRPFLATAGALINVRRGKLVMEVAENKIEFDIFKMAKHQPSMLMNVT